The proteins below come from a single Streptomyces sp. B3I8 genomic window:
- the nth gene encoding endonuclease III has protein sequence MVERRDSADGEQSGGGTGKPAKRARSAESRGAAGTGGDGARETAGEPRAVAAESRTALVRRARRINRELAEVYPYAHPELDFENPFQLVVATVLSAQTTDLRVNQTTPALFARYPTPEDLAAANPEDVEEILRPCGFFRAKTRSVMGLSKALVERFDGEVPGRLEDLVTLPGVGRKTAFVVLGNAFGRPGITVDTHFQRLVRRWRWTEEKEPEKIEAAVAALFPKSDWTMLSHHVIFHGRRMCHARKPACGACPIAPLCPAYGEGETDPEKAKKLLKYEKGGFPGQRLNPPQSYLDAGGVPAPPLGATR, from the coding sequence GTGGTTGAACGTCGGGATTCCGCTGACGGCGAACAGAGCGGGGGCGGTACGGGGAAACCGGCGAAACGGGCGCGTTCCGCCGAGTCCCGCGGGGCGGCCGGTACGGGCGGTGACGGTGCGCGTGAGACGGCCGGTGAGCCGCGGGCGGTGGCCGCCGAGTCGCGTACCGCCCTGGTCCGCCGTGCCCGCCGGATCAACCGTGAACTCGCCGAGGTGTATCCGTACGCGCATCCGGAGCTGGACTTCGAGAACCCCTTCCAGCTCGTCGTCGCCACGGTCCTGTCCGCGCAGACCACCGACCTGCGCGTCAACCAGACGACACCGGCGCTCTTCGCCAGGTATCCCACCCCGGAGGACCTGGCGGCGGCGAACCCGGAGGACGTCGAGGAGATCCTGCGGCCCTGCGGCTTCTTCCGGGCCAAGACCAGGTCGGTCATGGGGCTCTCCAAGGCCCTCGTGGAGCGGTTCGACGGCGAGGTGCCGGGTCGGCTGGAGGACCTGGTCACGCTGCCCGGAGTCGGCCGCAAGACCGCCTTCGTCGTACTGGGCAACGCCTTCGGACGGCCGGGCATCACCGTGGACACGCACTTCCAGCGGCTGGTGCGGCGCTGGCGGTGGACGGAGGAGAAGGAGCCGGAGAAGATCGAGGCGGCCGTCGCCGCGCTCTTCCCGAAGAGCGACTGGACGATGCTGTCGCACCACGTGATCTTCCACGGCCGCCGCATGTGCCACGCCCGCAAACCGGCCTGCGGTGCCTGCCCGATCGCTCCGCTGTGCCCGGCGTACGGCGAGGGGGAGACGGACCCCGAGAAGGCGAAGAAGCTGCTCAAGTACGAGAAGGGAGGCTTCCCCGGCCAGCGGCTCAACCCCCCGCAGTCGTACCTGGACGCGGGCGGCGTCCCGGCCCCGCCGCTGGGGGCCACCCGGTGA
- a CDS encoding RidA family protein yields the protein MSAVEARLAELGLTLPEVVPPLAAYQPAVRSGAYVYTAGQLPLVDGKLPVTGKVGAEVTAEEAKELARTCALNALAAVKSVTGDLDRIARVVKVVGFVASAGDFTGQPGVVNGASELLGEVLGDKGVHARSAVGVAVLPLDAPVEVEIQVELVGEQG from the coding sequence GTGAGCGCGGTCGAGGCCCGGCTCGCGGAGCTGGGGCTGACCCTGCCGGAGGTCGTGCCGCCGCTGGCCGCGTACCAGCCGGCGGTGCGGTCGGGCGCGTACGTGTACACGGCGGGCCAGCTGCCGCTGGTGGACGGGAAACTGCCGGTCACCGGGAAGGTGGGGGCGGAGGTCACCGCCGAGGAGGCCAAGGAGCTGGCGCGGACGTGCGCGCTGAACGCGCTGGCCGCGGTCAAGTCGGTCACCGGGGACCTGGACCGGATCGCCCGGGTGGTGAAGGTCGTCGGGTTCGTGGCCTCGGCCGGCGACTTCACGGGCCAGCCCGGCGTCGTCAACGGGGCCAGTGAACTGCTCGGCGAGGTGCTCGGCGACAAGGGCGTGCACGCGCGGAGTGCGGTGGGTGTCGCCGTGCTGCCGCTGGACGCGCCCGTCGAGGTGGAGATCCAGGTCGAGCTCGTGGGCGAGCAGGGGTAG
- a CDS encoding phage holin family protein, producing the protein MSAPDGSPVGAEPSIGRLFASATAEMSALVHDEIALAKAQLKQDVKRGALSGGAFSGAGAVLLFSLPMLNFALAYGIRTWSHWNLAVCFLLSFAANVVVAGLLGLIGMSFAKKAKKGKGPQKVAASVKETAGVLQNAKPHPRPDLPDTHIEAVARSSS; encoded by the coding sequence ATGAGCGCACCCGACGGCAGCCCGGTCGGCGCGGAGCCCAGCATCGGCAGGCTGTTCGCCTCGGCCACGGCGGAGATGTCCGCACTGGTGCACGACGAGATCGCGCTGGCCAAGGCCCAACTCAAGCAGGACGTGAAGCGCGGCGCGCTCTCCGGCGGTGCGTTCTCCGGAGCCGGCGCGGTGCTGCTGTTCTCCCTGCCGATGCTCAACTTCGCACTGGCGTACGGGATCCGCACCTGGAGCCACTGGAATCTGGCTGTCTGTTTCCTGCTGTCCTTCGCCGCCAACGTGGTCGTCGCCGGCCTGCTCGGGCTGATCGGCATGTCGTTCGCGAAGAAGGCCAAGAAGGGCAAGGGACCGCAGAAGGTCGCCGCCTCCGTGAAGGAGACGGCCGGGGTGCTGCAGAACGCCAAGCCGCATCCGCGTCCGGACCTGCCGGACACGCACATCGAGGCTGTGGCACGCTCGTCCTCATGA
- a CDS encoding CoA pyrophosphatase, whose amino-acid sequence MPGTGGGRPGEAARVVRDGLPEWLAPVARAAETIRPSQLSRFLPPQDGGGRQSAVLILFGEGERGPELLLMERAGSLRSHAGQPAFPGGALDPEDGDPATVGPLRAALREAEEETGLDPRGVQIFGVLPRLYIPVSGFVVTPVLGWWREPSPIGAVDPQETARVFTVPVADLTDPAHRVTAVHPRGHTGPAFLVESALVWGFTAGVIDRLLHFAGWERPWDRDKRVPLDWRA is encoded by the coding sequence CTGCCGGGAACCGGCGGGGGGCGGCCTGGCGAGGCGGCGCGTGTCGTCAGGGACGGCCTGCCCGAGTGGCTGGCCCCCGTCGCGCGGGCCGCCGAGACCATACGGCCCTCGCAGCTCAGCCGGTTCCTGCCGCCGCAGGACGGCGGCGGCCGGCAGTCCGCCGTGCTGATCCTCTTCGGTGAGGGCGAGCGCGGCCCGGAGCTGCTGCTCATGGAGCGCGCCGGTTCCCTGCGCTCGCACGCCGGGCAGCCCGCCTTCCCCGGCGGCGCCCTCGACCCCGAGGACGGCGACCCGGCCACCGTCGGCCCCCTGCGCGCGGCACTGCGCGAGGCCGAGGAGGAGACCGGCCTCGACCCCCGCGGCGTCCAGATATTCGGTGTCCTCCCACGGCTCTACATCCCGGTGAGCGGCTTCGTCGTCACCCCCGTCCTCGGCTGGTGGCGGGAGCCCAGCCCGATCGGCGCGGTCGACCCGCAGGAGACCGCCCGGGTCTTCACCGTCCCCGTGGCGGATCTCACGGATCCCGCGCACCGGGTCACCGCCGTGCACCCCAGAGGTCACACGGGTCCGGCATTCCTGGTCGAATCCGCCCTCGTGTGGGGTTTCACGGCGGGCGTGATCGACCGACTGCTGCACTTCGCGGGCTGGGAACGCCCCTGGGACCGCGACAAGCGGGTCCCGCTCGACTGGCGCGCATGA
- a CDS encoding NUDIX hydrolase: MGNGQWFPAEWPELIRALADGRLAPVPARRAATVMLLRDTDDGPAVHMLRRRTSMAFAGGAYAYPGGGVDPRDDEHHVRWAGPTRQWWADRLGVDGTAEAQAIVCAAVRETYEEAGVLLAGPTPDTVVGDTTGADWEADRAALVARETSFAEFLDRRGLVLRSDLLGAWTRWITPEFEPRRYDTWFFVAALPEGQRTRNASTEADRTVWIRPSEAARAYDAGELLMLPPTVATLRRLAPYATAAEALAAAPGRDMTPVLARAEVRDEEILLYWPGHDEFTRRIPSGGGQ; this comes from the coding sequence ATGGGGAACGGGCAGTGGTTTCCGGCTGAGTGGCCGGAACTGATTCGTGCGCTGGCGGACGGCCGTCTCGCTCCGGTGCCCGCCAGGCGTGCGGCCACCGTGATGCTGCTTCGGGACACCGACGACGGGCCCGCCGTCCACATGCTGAGGCGGCGCACCTCCATGGCCTTCGCCGGGGGTGCGTACGCCTATCCGGGCGGCGGCGTCGATCCCCGCGACGACGAGCACCACGTCCGCTGGGCGGGCCCCACGCGCCAGTGGTGGGCCGACCGGCTCGGCGTGGACGGGACGGCCGAGGCCCAGGCGATCGTCTGCGCGGCCGTCCGGGAGACGTACGAGGAGGCCGGCGTGCTTCTCGCCGGACCCACCCCCGACACCGTGGTCGGCGACACCACCGGTGCCGACTGGGAGGCCGACCGTGCCGCCCTGGTCGCCCGTGAGACGTCCTTCGCGGAGTTCCTGGACCGCCGGGGCCTCGTCCTGCGCTCCGACCTGCTGGGCGCCTGGACCCGGTGGATCACCCCCGAGTTCGAGCCGCGCCGCTACGACACCTGGTTCTTCGTCGCCGCCCTGCCCGAGGGGCAGCGCACGCGCAACGCCTCCACCGAGGCCGACCGCACGGTGTGGATCCGCCCGTCCGAGGCGGCCCGGGCGTACGACGCGGGCGAGCTGCTGATGCTGCCGCCCACCGTCGCGACCCTGCGCCGGCTCGCCCCGTACGCCACCGCGGCCGAGGCGCTGGCCGCGGCGCCCGGCCGCGACATGACGCCGGTGCTGGCCCGGGCCGAGGTCCGGGACGAGGAGATCCTCCTGTACTGGCCCGGGCATGACGAGTTCACCCGGCGGATACCGAGCGGCGGAGGCCAGTGA
- a CDS encoding MarP family serine protease, producing the protein MNVLDILLLVAAVWFAVVGYRQGFVVGILSVTGFLGGGLVAVYVLPVLWDEATDGAEVNTTAAVIAVGVVIVCASVGQALTTHLGNKLRRYITWSPARALDATGGALVNVVAMLLVAWLIGSALAGTTLPTLGREVRGSKVLHGVSQTLPSQADSWFADFSSVLAQNGFPQVFSPFANEPITEVEPPDPALARSAVATRAKRSIVKVMGTARSCGKVLEGSGFVFADRRVMTNAHVVGGVDEPTVQIGGEGRKYDATVVLYDWRRDIAVLDVPDLPAPVLRFASPAASSGNGAIVAGFPENGSYNVQPARVRGRITASGPDIYHRGTVRRDVYSLFATVRQGNSGGPLLTPQGRVYGVVFAKSLDDAETGYALTAEEIEQDIDQGRRANQQVDSDNCAL; encoded by the coding sequence GTGAACGTGCTGGACATCCTGTTGCTGGTCGCCGCGGTGTGGTTCGCGGTCGTGGGCTACCGGCAGGGTTTCGTCGTCGGCATCCTGTCGGTGACCGGCTTCCTCGGCGGCGGCCTCGTCGCGGTCTATGTGCTCCCCGTCCTCTGGGACGAGGCGACCGACGGCGCCGAGGTCAACACGACGGCCGCCGTGATCGCCGTCGGAGTGGTGATCGTCTGTGCCTCCGTCGGGCAGGCCCTGACGACGCACCTCGGCAACAAGCTCCGCCGCTACATCACCTGGTCCCCGGCCCGCGCGCTGGACGCCACGGGCGGCGCCCTCGTCAATGTCGTGGCGATGTTGCTGGTCGCCTGGTTGATCGGGTCCGCGCTCGCGGGGACCACGCTGCCGACGCTCGGCCGGGAGGTCCGGGGCTCCAAGGTGCTGCACGGCGTCTCGCAGACCCTGCCCTCGCAGGCGGACTCCTGGTTCGCGGACTTCTCCTCCGTCCTCGCGCAGAACGGCTTCCCGCAGGTCTTCAGCCCGTTCGCCAACGAGCCGATCACCGAGGTCGAGCCGCCCGACCCGGCCCTGGCGCGCAGCGCGGTCGCCACGCGCGCCAAGCGCTCGATCGTCAAGGTCATGGGCACCGCCCGCAGTTGCGGCAAGGTCCTGGAGGGCTCCGGCTTCGTCTTCGCCGACCGCCGCGTCATGACCAACGCGCACGTGGTCGGCGGGGTCGACGAGCCGACCGTGCAGATCGGCGGCGAGGGGCGCAAGTACGACGCGACGGTCGTCCTCTACGACTGGCGGCGCGACATCGCCGTACTCGACGTGCCCGACCTGCCCGCGCCCGTACTGCGGTTCGCCTCTCCCGCCGCCTCCAGCGGCAACGGCGCGATCGTCGCCGGCTTCCCGGAGAACGGCTCGTACAACGTGCAGCCCGCGCGCGTACGCGGCCGGATCACCGCGAGCGGCCCGGACATCTACCACCGCGGCACCGTGCGCCGTGACGTGTACTCACTGTTCGCGACCGTGCGTCAGGGCAACTCGGGCGGTCCCCTGCTCACCCCTCAGGGGCGGGTCTACGGCGTGGTGTTCGCCAAGTCGCTGGACGACGCCGAGACCGGTTACGCCCTCACCGCCGAGGAGATCGAACAGGACATCGACCAGGGGCGCAGGGCGAACCAGCAGGTGGACAGCGACAACTGCGCGTTGTGA
- a CDS encoding MBL fold metallo-hydrolase, producing the protein MTEAAALPGRPRGEVLSGPATARAVNVLAPNPSAMTLDGTNTWIVAEPDSDLAVVIDPGPLDDTHLRSVVATAERAGRRIALTLLTHGHPDHAEGAARFAELTSTKVRALDPALRLGDEGLAAGDVIAVGGLELRVVPAPGHTADSLCFHLPADGAVLTGDTVLGRGTTVVAHPDGRLGDYLDSLRRLRSLTVDDGVHTVLPGHGPVLEDAQGAVDFYLAHRAHRLAQVETAFEDGHRTASEVVAHVYADVDHSLWPAAELSVRAQLEYLGEHGLI; encoded by the coding sequence ATGACGGAAGCAGCGGCTCTTCCCGGCCGGCCACGCGGCGAGGTCCTGTCCGGCCCCGCCACCGCCCGCGCGGTGAACGTCCTCGCGCCCAACCCGTCGGCGATGACCCTCGACGGCACCAACACCTGGATCGTCGCCGAGCCGGACTCCGATCTGGCCGTGGTCATAGACCCGGGCCCGCTGGACGACACGCACCTGCGGAGCGTCGTCGCCACGGCCGAACGGGCCGGGCGGCGGATAGCGCTCACCCTGTTGACGCACGGTCACCCGGACCACGCCGAGGGCGCCGCGAGGTTTGCGGAGCTGACGTCGACAAAGGTGCGCGCGCTGGATCCCGCGCTGCGGCTCGGGGACGAGGGGCTGGCCGCCGGGGACGTGATCGCGGTCGGCGGCCTGGAGCTGCGCGTGGTGCCGGCCCCGGGGCACACGGCGGACTCCCTGTGCTTCCATCTCCCGGCCGACGGGGCCGTCCTCACCGGTGACACCGTCCTGGGGCGCGGCACGACCGTCGTCGCCCATCCCGACGGCCGCCTGGGCGACTATCTGGACTCCCTGCGCCGTCTGAGGTCCCTCACGGTGGACGACGGCGTCCATACGGTGCTGCCGGGCCACGGCCCGGTCCTGGAGGACGCCCAGGGTGCCGTCGACTTCTACCTCGCCCACCGGGCCCACCGCCTGGCCCAGGTCGAAACGGCGTTCGAGGATGGTCACCGCACGGCGTCCGAGGTGGTGGCCCACGTCTACGCGGACGTGGACCACTCCCTGTGGCCGGCGGCGGAACTGTCGGTCCGGGCGCAGTTGGAGTACCTGGGCGAACACGGACTGATATGA
- a CDS encoding DUF4177 domain-containing protein has translation MTKWEYATVPLLVHATKQILDTWGEDGWELVQVVPGPNPEQLVAYLKREKQA, from the coding sequence ATGACCAAGTGGGAATACGCAACCGTGCCGCTGCTCGTCCATGCCACGAAGCAGATTCTGGACACCTGGGGCGAGGACGGCTGGGAGCTCGTCCAGGTCGTGCCCGGCCCCAACCCCGAGCAGCTCGTGGCCTATCTGAAGCGGGAGAAGCAGGCGTGA
- a CDS encoding alpha/beta fold hydrolase — MTDPATPWSQPASVVRLDVPGGEEVIHRDVAANGARFHIAELGDGPLVLLLHGFPQFWWTWRHQLVALADAGFRAVAMDLRGVGGSDRTPRGYDPANLALDVTGVIRSLGEPDAALVGHDLGGYLAWTAAAMRPKLVRRLAVASMPHPRRWRAAMLRDPRQSAASAHIWGFQRPFVPERRLTADDGALVGRLIREWSGPRLPDDDAVEAYQKAMCIPSTAHCAVEPYRWLVRSLARPDGFQFNRRMKRPVRVPTLHLHGSLDPVLRTRSAAGSGEYVEAPYRWRLFDGLGHFPHEEDPGAFSTELINWLRDPEPDR, encoded by the coding sequence ATGACGGACCCCGCCACACCCTGGTCCCAGCCCGCCTCGGTCGTACGACTCGACGTCCCCGGCGGCGAAGAGGTGATCCACCGGGATGTCGCAGCCAACGGCGCCCGTTTCCACATCGCGGAGCTGGGCGACGGGCCGCTGGTACTGCTGCTGCACGGGTTCCCGCAGTTCTGGTGGACCTGGCGGCACCAGTTGGTGGCGCTCGCCGACGCGGGCTTCCGGGCGGTGGCGATGGACCTGCGCGGGGTCGGCGGCAGCGACCGTACGCCGCGCGGCTACGACCCGGCCAACCTCGCGCTGGACGTCACCGGAGTGATCCGCTCCCTCGGTGAGCCGGACGCCGCGCTGGTCGGACACGACCTGGGCGGCTATCTGGCGTGGACGGCGGCGGCGATGCGGCCCAAGCTGGTGCGCCGGCTCGCGGTGGCCTCCATGCCGCACCCCCGGCGCTGGCGCGCCGCGATGCTGCGGGATCCGAGGCAGTCGGCGGCGAGCGCCCACATCTGGGGGTTCCAGCGGCCCTTCGTCCCCGAGCGCCGACTCACCGCCGACGACGGCGCGCTGGTCGGGCGGCTGATCCGGGAGTGGTCGGGGCCCCGGCTGCCGGACGACGACGCGGTCGAGGCGTACCAGAAGGCCATGTGCATCCCGTCCACCGCGCACTGCGCGGTGGAGCCGTACCGGTGGCTGGTGCGCTCGCTGGCCCGGCCGGACGGTTTCCAGTTCAACCGGCGCATGAAGCGGCCGGTACGGGTGCCGACGCTGCATCTGCACGGTTCCCTCGACCCCGTCCTGCGCACGCGCAGCGCGGCCGGTTCCGGGGAGTACGTCGAGGCCCCTTACCGCTGGCGCCTCTTCGACGGCCTGGGACACTTTCCGCACGAGGAGGATCCCGGCGCGTTCTCCACCGAGCTCATCAACTGGCTGCGGGACCCCGAACCGGACCGGTGA
- the nhaA gene encoding Na+/H+ antiporter NhaA produces the protein MAPPRKPRTADQPVRPGRPRNGDRRFLGRLSLPERNYVAEALRTETVGGVILLLAAVAALIWANLPGLGHSYESVSHFHFGPSALGLHLSVAHWAADGLLAVFFFVAGVELKRELVAGDLKDPRAAALPVVAALCGMAAPALVYTLTALVGGGSLSGWAVPTATDIAFALAVLAVIGTSLPSALRAFLLTLAVVDDLFAILIIAVFFTDGLNFAALGGAVAGLVLFWLLLRKEVRGWYVYVPLAVVIWALMYNSGVHATIAGVAMGLMLRCHRREGEERSPGERIEHLVHPLSAGLAVPLFALFSAGVSLSGGALGDVFGKPETLGVVLGLVLGKALGVFGGTWLTARFTRASLSDELTWSDVFALATLAGIGFTVSLLIGELAFTDDPVLTDEAKAAVLCGSLIAAVLAAVLLKIRNAKYRALSAEEERDEDEDGIPDVYEEHDPAYHLRMAEIYEARAAEHRRLAEVTGGAGEGDHGPA, from the coding sequence GTGGCCCCGCCCCGCAAGCCCCGTACAGCCGACCAGCCCGTTCGGCCCGGCCGGCCCCGCAACGGTGACCGCAGGTTCCTCGGCCGTCTCTCGCTGCCCGAGCGGAACTACGTCGCCGAGGCCCTGCGCACCGAGACCGTCGGCGGAGTCATCCTCCTTCTCGCCGCGGTCGCGGCACTGATCTGGGCGAATCTGCCCGGTCTCGGCCACAGCTACGAAAGCGTGAGCCACTTCCACTTCGGGCCCTCCGCACTCGGCCTGCACCTCTCCGTGGCGCACTGGGCCGCCGACGGCCTGCTGGCCGTCTTCTTCTTCGTCGCCGGTGTCGAGCTCAAACGCGAACTGGTCGCCGGGGACCTCAAGGATCCGCGCGCGGCCGCCCTGCCCGTCGTGGCCGCACTGTGCGGAATGGCCGCGCCCGCGCTCGTCTACACCCTCACCGCGCTCGTCGGCGGCGGCTCGCTCTCCGGCTGGGCGGTCCCCACCGCCACCGACATCGCGTTCGCACTGGCCGTCCTCGCGGTCATCGGCACCTCTCTGCCCTCCGCGCTGCGCGCCTTCCTGCTCACGCTCGCCGTCGTCGACGACCTGTTCGCCATCCTGATCATCGCGGTCTTCTTCACCGACGGGCTGAACTTCGCCGCGCTCGGCGGCGCCGTCGCCGGCCTCGTCCTCTTCTGGCTGCTGCTGCGCAAAGAGGTACGGGGCTGGTACGTGTACGTCCCGCTCGCCGTGGTGATCTGGGCGCTGATGTACAACAGCGGCGTGCACGCCACGATCGCCGGTGTCGCGATGGGCCTGATGCTGCGGTGCCACCGCCGCGAGGGTGAGGAGCGTTCCCCCGGCGAGCGCATCGAACATCTGGTGCACCCTCTGTCCGCCGGTCTCGCGGTGCCTCTGTTCGCCCTGTTCAGCGCGGGTGTCTCCCTGTCCGGCGGCGCGCTCGGAGATGTGTTCGGGAAACCGGAGACGCTCGGTGTCGTGCTCGGCCTCGTCCTCGGAAAGGCGCTCGGCGTCTTCGGCGGCACCTGGCTGACGGCCCGTTTCACCCGGGCCTCGCTCAGCGACGAACTGACCTGGTCGGACGTCTTCGCGCTCGCCACGCTGGCCGGCATCGGCTTCACCGTCTCCCTCCTCATCGGCGAACTCGCGTTCACCGACGACCCGGTGCTGACCGACGAGGCGAAGGCCGCGGTGCTGTGCGGCTCGCTGATCGCCGCCGTGCTGGCGGCCGTACTGTTGAAGATCCGCAACGCCAAGTACCGGGCCCTGTCGGCGGAGGAGGAGCGCGACGAGGACGAGGACGGCATCCCCGACGTCTACGAGGAGCACGATCCGGCGTACCACTTGCGCATGGCCGAGATCTACGAGGCCAGGGCCGCCGAACATCGAAGGCTTGCCGAAGTGACGGGCGGGGCAGGCGAGGGGGACCACGGTCCGGCATGA
- a CDS encoding Crp/Fnr family transcriptional regulator: protein MDDVLRRAPLFAALDDEQAAELRASMSEVTLARGDSLFHEGDPGDRLYVVTEGKVKLHRTSPDGRENMLAVLGPGELIGELSLFDPGPRTATATALTEVKLLGLGHGDLQPWLNARPEVAAALLRAVARRLRKTNDQMADLVFSDVPGRVARALLDLSRRFGVQSEEGIHVVHDLTQEELAQLVGASRETVNKALADFAGRGWLRLEARAVILLDVERLAKRSR, encoded by the coding sequence GTGGACGACGTTCTGCGGCGCGCCCCGCTCTTCGCGGCGCTCGATGACGAGCAGGCCGCGGAGCTCCGCGCCTCCATGAGTGAGGTGACCCTCGCGCGCGGTGACTCGCTGTTCCATGAGGGCGACCCCGGTGACCGGCTGTACGTGGTCACCGAGGGCAAGGTGAAGCTGCACCGCACCTCCCCCGACGGACGCGAGAACATGCTGGCCGTCCTCGGCCCCGGCGAGCTGATCGGCGAGCTGTCGCTGTTCGACCCGGGCCCGCGCACGGCGACGGCCACGGCCCTCACCGAGGTGAAACTGCTCGGCCTCGGCCACGGCGACCTCCAGCCGTGGCTCAACGCGCGGCCCGAGGTGGCCGCCGCGCTGCTGCGTGCCGTCGCCCGGCGGCTGCGCAAGACCAACGACCAGATGGCCGACCTCGTCTTCTCGGACGTTCCGGGCCGTGTCGCGCGGGCGCTGCTCGACCTCTCCCGGCGCTTCGGCGTGCAGTCGGAGGAGGGCATCCACGTGGTGCACGACCTGACGCAGGAGGAGCTGGCCCAGCTCGTGGGCGCGTCACGGGAGACCGTCAACAAGGCGCTCGCGGACTTCGCGGGACGCGGTTGGCTGCGGCTGGAGGCGCGTGCGGTGATCCTGCTCGACGTCGAGCGGCTGGCCAAGCGCTCGCGCTGA